One genomic segment of Streptomyces niveus includes these proteins:
- a CDS encoding hemolysin family protein, which yields MTAVLLLLLALALTLACAVFVAAEFALTTVERDELERAADAGERGAGSALKAAKRLTFQLSGAQLGITVTSLIIGMLAEPSLSVLLRGPLEATGLPPGGVSTAATVLGVAASTVMLMVIGELVPKNWAIASPLAVAKVVAAPQRGFTACFAPLIRHLNNTANRVVRRIGLEPAEELASARTPEELVALVRHSAREGAIEKDSAELFVRTLHLSELTAENVMTPRVDMRVLEAGATAADAANLALATGLSCFPVHRDGLDEIVGTVHIRDVLALDEAVRGDTPVTALVTEPLRVPDSLPVDRLLRRLRQSRTMAVVVDEYGGTAGIATVEDIVEEVIGEVRDEHDIHERPDLIEREPAVDGRAVWEADGGVRLDELERIGFEAPEGSYETLAGLIADRLERIPTVQDRLEVQGWQLAVLHIEHHRADRVRVTAPEPPSPASPNDTEPS from the coding sequence ATGACCGCGGTGCTTTTGTTGCTCCTCGCCCTGGCGCTCACCCTCGCCTGCGCCGTCTTCGTGGCCGCCGAGTTCGCCCTGACAACCGTCGAACGCGACGAGTTGGAGCGCGCGGCCGATGCGGGGGAGCGGGGTGCCGGCAGCGCCCTGAAGGCCGCGAAACGGCTGACCTTCCAGCTGTCCGGCGCCCAACTCGGCATCACCGTCACCTCGTTGATCATCGGCATGCTGGCGGAACCCTCCCTGTCCGTGCTGCTGCGCGGCCCGCTGGAGGCCACCGGCCTGCCCCCGGGCGGTGTCTCGACCGCCGCCACCGTGCTCGGCGTCGCGGCGTCCACCGTGATGCTCATGGTGATCGGCGAGCTGGTACCGAAGAACTGGGCGATCGCCAGTCCGCTGGCCGTCGCGAAGGTGGTCGCGGCCCCGCAGCGGGGTTTCACCGCCTGCTTCGCCCCGCTGATCCGGCATCTGAACAACACCGCGAACCGGGTCGTACGCCGGATCGGCCTGGAACCCGCCGAGGAGCTCGCCTCGGCCCGTACGCCGGAGGAACTCGTCGCCCTCGTACGGCACTCCGCCCGTGAGGGCGCCATCGAGAAGGACTCCGCCGAACTCTTCGTCCGCACACTCCACCTGTCCGAGCTGACCGCCGAGAACGTCATGACCCCGCGCGTCGACATGCGGGTCCTCGAAGCCGGGGCCACCGCCGCCGACGCGGCGAACCTCGCTCTCGCGACCGGGCTGTCCTGTTTCCCCGTCCACCGCGACGGCCTCGACGAGATCGTCGGCACGGTCCATATCCGTGACGTGCTGGCCCTCGACGAAGCGGTACGGGGCGACACCCCGGTCACCGCACTGGTGACCGAACCCCTGCGCGTACCCGACTCCCTCCCCGTGGACCGGCTGCTGCGCCGGCTCAGGCAGAGCCGCACGATGGCCGTCGTCGTCGACGAGTACGGCGGCACCGCGGGCATCGCCACGGTCGAGGACATCGTGGAGGAGGTCATCGGAGAGGTACGCGACGAGCACGACATCCACGAGCGCCCCGATCTGATCGAGCGTGAGCCCGCCGTGGACGGCCGTGCCGTCTGGGAGGCGGACGGCGGCGTCCGGCTGGACGAACTCGAACGCATCGGGTTCGAGGCCCCCGAGGGCTCCTACGAGACCCTGGCCGGTCTGATCGCCGACCGGCTGGAACGCATCCCCACCGTCCAGGACCGGCTCGAAGTCCAGGGATGGCAACTGGCCGTGCTCCACATCGAGCACCACCGCGCGGACCGCGTCCGCGTCACCGCCCCCGAGCCGCCGTCCCCGGCTTCACCGAACGACACGGAGCCGTCATGA
- a CDS encoding LCP family protein — MGGERRKPRGRAARGAAGEPPTRLTRRGKLLVRGGAVLAVLLVAAGGAGLWAYQSLDGNIHSADIDGRLGDERPSNASPGSKNILVVGSDSRDGDNGKYGKGLTTMQSDTLMVMHVAADREWATVVSLPRDSWVRIPDCDRGDGTTSKAHQFKINEAFAVGGTSGEVAGAAACTIKTVEENTGLRIDHFMSVDFQGFKGMVNALDGIEVCPETAIHDKKAHLDLDAGCQTVKGEKALGYVRTRYSVGDGSDIGRIGRQQEFMEALAAKAQKKLTSPAALYGFLDSATESLTTDKELAGIKPLTALASELKGIPSDRLTFLTVPNYPREADVPTDKANVVWQYPQAADLFASLAKDREVDKKSVEADSENPLYAAAVRVRVLNATGKAGEAAKVADLLRAVGFTVVGTGNAPQDSDDTSVSFPGGLERQARALASRLPGTKPSEAGDATPGEVTLTVGGDFDGVR, encoded by the coding sequence ATGGGTGGGGAACGCAGGAAGCCACGGGGGCGCGCGGCGCGCGGCGCCGCCGGAGAGCCGCCCACGCGGCTGACCAGGCGGGGCAAGCTCCTCGTACGTGGCGGCGCCGTGCTGGCCGTGCTGCTGGTGGCCGCGGGCGGCGCCGGGCTCTGGGCGTACCAGAGCCTGGACGGGAACATCCACTCCGCGGACATCGACGGCAGACTCGGAGACGAGCGGCCGTCCAACGCCAGCCCGGGATCGAAGAACATCCTCGTCGTCGGCTCGGACTCGCGCGACGGCGACAACGGGAAGTACGGCAAGGGCCTGACCACCATGCAGTCGGACACCCTGATGGTCATGCACGTGGCGGCCGACCGGGAGTGGGCGACCGTGGTGTCCCTGCCGCGCGACTCCTGGGTCCGGATACCGGACTGCGACCGCGGCGACGGCACCACCTCGAAGGCGCACCAGTTCAAGATCAACGAGGCGTTCGCGGTCGGCGGCACCAGCGGGGAGGTCGCCGGAGCCGCGGCCTGCACCATCAAGACGGTCGAGGAGAACACCGGCCTGCGCATCGACCACTTCATGTCGGTGGACTTCCAGGGGTTCAAGGGCATGGTGAACGCCCTCGACGGCATAGAGGTGTGCCCCGAGACCGCGATCCACGACAAGAAGGCACATCTCGACCTGGACGCGGGATGTCAGACGGTCAAGGGCGAGAAGGCACTCGGCTACGTCAGGACCCGCTACAGCGTGGGGGACGGCTCCGACATCGGCCGCATAGGCCGTCAGCAGGAATTCATGGAAGCCCTCGCGGCCAAGGCACAGAAGAAGCTGACCAGCCCGGCGGCTCTGTACGGTTTCCTCGACTCCGCGACCGAGTCTCTGACCACGGACAAGGAGCTGGCCGGCATCAAGCCCCTCACGGCGCTCGCCTCCGAACTCAAGGGAATCCCCAGCGACCGGCTCACCTTCCTGACCGTGCCCAACTATCCACGCGAGGCAGACGTACCCACCGACAAGGCGAATGTCGTCTGGCAGTATCCGCAGGCGGCCGATCTGTTCGCCTCGCTGGCCAAGGACCGCGAAGTGGACAAGAAGTCCGTCGAGGCCGACAGCGAGAACCCGCTCTACGCGGCGGCGGTCCGGGTCCGCGTACTCAACGCGACGGGCAAGGCCGGCGAGGCGGCCAAGGTCGCCGACCTTCTGCGCGCGGTCGGCTTCACCGTCGTGGGGACCGGCAACGCGCCCCAGGACAGCGACGACACATCGGTCAGCTTTCCCGGCGGTCTGGAACGGCAGGCACGCGCGCTCGCCTCCCGGCTGCCCGGAACGAAACCGTCCGAGGCCGGTGACGCCACCCCCGGTGAAGTGACCCTGACCGTCGGCGGCGACTTCGACGGTGTCCGCTGA
- a CDS encoding M56 family metallopeptidase yields the protein MGVFVFLPLVLPLTALPIARLAERHLHPRRAARLLTAVAVILASCSTLCLGLLVVVGTAQLPGNPLPDGWSDPEVREAVPHDQFFGKAAILALLVVATACACAVVRHHRFHALAHRTLDSDPDRSEVAVLRDVSPYAYALPGTPGRIVVSTGMLACLDPAEREALLAHERAHLAGRHHRLLLAVRLAGCANPLLRPLMSAVTYSTERWADEEAARVTGDRRTAARAVGKAALVSRRASAPPLPAFAAGPVPRRVAALLGPVPPDRRWPPALTPTGVAAYVAAAGTALSALSALNAAIALFLVLEAATPL from the coding sequence ATGGGCGTCTTCGTCTTCCTGCCGCTGGTGCTGCCGCTGACCGCGCTGCCCATCGCACGCCTGGCCGAGCGGCATCTGCACCCACGGCGTGCCGCCCGCCTGCTGACGGCCGTCGCGGTGATCCTCGCCTCGTGCAGCACGCTGTGCCTGGGGCTGCTGGTCGTCGTCGGCACCGCGCAACTGCCCGGCAACCCGCTGCCCGACGGCTGGTCGGACCCGGAGGTGCGCGAGGCCGTGCCGCACGACCAGTTCTTCGGCAAGGCGGCCATCCTCGCGCTGCTCGTGGTGGCGACGGCATGCGCGTGCGCCGTGGTGCGGCACCACCGCTTCCACGCCCTCGCGCATCGCACGCTCGACTCCGACCCGGACCGGTCCGAGGTCGCCGTCCTGCGTGACGTGTCCCCGTACGCATACGCCCTGCCCGGTACTCCGGGCCGGATCGTGGTGTCCACGGGCATGCTGGCGTGCCTCGACCCGGCGGAGCGCGAGGCACTGCTCGCGCACGAGCGCGCGCACCTCGCGGGCCGCCATCACCGCCTGCTGCTCGCGGTCCGGCTGGCCGGCTGCGCCAACCCGCTGCTGCGTCCTTTGATGTCCGCCGTCACCTACAGCACCGAACGCTGGGCGGACGAGGAGGCGGCCCGAGTGACGGGTGACCGGCGCACGGCCGCCCGGGCCGTGGGCAAGGCCGCGCTCGTCTCCCGGCGCGCCTCCGCGCCGCCCCTGCCCGCGTTCGCCGCCGGACCGGTCCCGCGCCGGGTGGCCGCGCTGCTCGGCCCCGTACCGCCGGACCGGCGCTGGCCGCCGGCGCTCACCCCGACCGGCGTCGCGGCCTACGTCGCCGCGGCCGGTACGGCGCTGTCCGCGCTGTCCGCCCTCAATGCCGCGATCGCCCTCTTCCTCGTCCTCGAGGCGGCGACCCCTCTCTAG
- a CDS encoding BlaI/MecI/CopY family transcriptional regulator has translation MAGERDDHGQPPRARRRGQGELEALVLSALGDATTPVPVGWVQRRLGEDLSYSTVITILTRLHEKKAVTRTGPGRPVLWQSVAVDEADLTALSMRRLLDRQDNRDAVLSSFVSALSSDDEDLLRSLLNDAGPGSPAAPTAEPDE, from the coding sequence GTGGCCGGAGAGCGGGACGATCACGGGCAGCCACCGCGTGCCCGGAGGCGGGGGCAGGGAGAGCTGGAGGCGCTGGTGCTGTCGGCGCTCGGGGACGCCACCACACCGGTGCCCGTCGGCTGGGTTCAGCGCCGGCTAGGGGAGGACCTTTCGTACAGCACGGTCATCACGATCCTGACCCGTCTGCACGAGAAGAAGGCCGTGACCCGCACCGGCCCCGGACGGCCCGTCCTGTGGCAGTCGGTCGCGGTGGACGAGGCCGATCTCACAGCGCTGAGCATGCGCCGGCTGCTCGACCGGCAGGACAACCGCGACGCCGTCCTGTCCAGCTTCGTATCGGCTCTGTCCTCCGACGACGAGGACCTTCTGCGGTCCCTGCTGAACGACGCCGGGCCCGGATCACCCGCCGCACCCACTGCCGAACCGGACGAATGA
- a CDS encoding TerD family protein: MGVSLGKGGNVSLSKEAPGLTAVLVGLGWDVRTTTGADHDLDASALLCDQAGKVLSDQHFVFYNNLRSPDGSVEHTGDNLTGEGEGDDETVKVDLASVPAGVAKIVFPVSIHDADARGQSFGQVRNAYIRVVNQAGGAEIARYDLSEDASTETAMVFGELYRHGAEWKFRAVGQGYASGLSGIVKDFGVNL; encoded by the coding sequence ATGGGTGTGAGCCTCGGCAAAGGCGGAAATGTCTCGCTGAGCAAGGAGGCCCCCGGCCTGACCGCAGTCCTTGTCGGCCTCGGGTGGGACGTCCGGACCACCACCGGAGCCGACCACGACCTGGACGCGAGCGCACTGCTCTGCGACCAGGCCGGCAAGGTCCTCTCCGACCAGCACTTCGTGTTCTACAACAACCTCAGGAGCCCGGACGGCTCCGTCGAGCACACCGGCGACAACCTCACCGGCGAGGGTGAGGGCGACGACGAGACCGTGAAGGTCGACCTCGCCTCCGTACCCGCCGGGGTCGCGAAGATCGTCTTCCCCGTGTCGATCCACGACGCCGACGCCCGCGGCCAGAGCTTCGGCCAGGTGCGCAACGCGTACATCCGCGTCGTCAATCAGGCGGGCGGGGCGGAGATCGCGCGCTACGACCTGAGCGAGGACGCGTCCACGGAGACCGCGATGGTCTTCGGTGAGCTGTACCGGCACGGCGCGGAGTGGAAGTTCCGCGCGGTCGGACAGGGCTACGCCTCCGGATTGAGCGGCATCGTCAAGGACTTCGGCGTCAACCTCTGA
- a CDS encoding TerD family protein — translation MTVNLSKGQQISLTKSGGGELTVVRMGLGWKSAPRKGFFARMTAREIDLDASAVLFAGQEAQDVVFFQHLNSDDGSVRHTGDNRVGGAGQGGDDESIVVDLHRVPVHVDQIVFTVNSFTGQTFEEVDNAFCRLVDETTGQELARYTLTGGGRHTAQIMAKVRRSGGGWQMTAIGAPADGRTFQDLMPAVASHL, via the coding sequence GTGACTGTCAATCTTTCCAAGGGCCAGCAGATCAGCCTCACCAAGTCCGGCGGCGGTGAACTGACCGTCGTACGGATGGGACTCGGCTGGAAGTCCGCGCCCCGCAAGGGCTTCTTCGCCCGTATGACCGCCCGTGAGATCGACCTGGACGCGTCGGCCGTCCTGTTCGCCGGGCAGGAGGCGCAGGACGTCGTCTTCTTCCAGCACCTGAACAGCGACGACGGTTCGGTGCGGCACACCGGCGACAACCGTGTGGGCGGGGCCGGCCAGGGCGGGGACGACGAGTCGATCGTCGTCGACCTGCACCGCGTGCCCGTACACGTCGACCAGATCGTGTTCACCGTCAACTCGTTCACCGGCCAGACCTTCGAAGAGGTCGACAACGCCTTCTGCCGCCTGGTCGACGAGACCACCGGGCAGGAACTCGCCCGCTACACGCTGACCGGGGGCGGGCGGCACACGGCGCAGATCATGGCCAAGGTGCGGCGCTCCGGCGGCGGTTGGCAGATGACGGCCATCGGCGCCCCTGCCGACGGCCGGACCTTCCAGGACCTGATGCCTGCCGTCGCCTCGCACCTCTGA
- a CDS encoding class I SAM-dependent methyltransferase translates to MVGTAHPNTGVEGVEGGVGVTALMVAAARAIETHRHDTLASDVYAEHFVLAAPASAAWPVRIQQVDDGDANPLWGRFARYFGLRTRVLDDFLLRSVRTSGARQVVLLGAGLDSRAYRLDWPDGCVIFEIDREGVLAFKRGVLDGLSATPKAARVPVPVDLRDGWVGALADAGFDPAAPTVWLAEGLLFYLPSAAETYLIDTVDRLSAGGSALAFEVKLDKDLMEYRDSPLYTSTTRQIGIDLLDLFDREPRPDSAGGLAGKGWSTSVHTPFDFTREHGRGPLPEDNDALAGNRWVFANKPRP, encoded by the coding sequence GTGGTCGGCACAGCGCATCCGAACACCGGCGTGGAGGGCGTGGAAGGGGGTGTCGGCGTGACCGCTCTCATGGTCGCCGCAGCACGGGCGATCGAGACCCACCGCCACGACACCCTGGCGAGCGACGTCTACGCGGAGCACTTCGTGCTCGCCGCCCCCGCGTCCGCCGCCTGGCCGGTCCGTATCCAACAGGTCGACGACGGGGACGCGAACCCGCTGTGGGGGCGGTTCGCCCGCTACTTCGGTCTGCGAACGAGGGTCCTCGACGACTTCCTCCTCCGGTCGGTGCGCACGAGCGGCGCCCGCCAAGTGGTCCTGTTGGGCGCGGGGTTGGATTCGCGGGCGTACCGACTCGACTGGCCCGACGGCTGTGTGATCTTCGAGATCGACAGGGAAGGAGTGCTGGCGTTCAAGCGCGGGGTGCTCGACGGACTGTCGGCCACCCCGAAGGCGGCACGCGTACCCGTCCCGGTCGATCTGCGCGACGGCTGGGTCGGCGCGCTGGCCGACGCCGGCTTCGATCCGGCCGCACCGACCGTCTGGCTGGCCGAGGGGCTGCTGTTCTACCTGCCGAGCGCCGCCGAGACGTATCTCATCGACACCGTCGACCGGTTGAGCGCGGGAGGAAGCGCTCTGGCCTTCGAGGTCAAGCTCGACAAGGACCTGATGGAGTACCGCGACAGTCCGCTCTACACCTCGACGACGCGGCAGATCGGGATCGACCTGCTCGATCTGTTCGACAGGGAGCCGCGGCCCGACTCCGCCGGCGGTCTGGCGGGCAAGGGCTGGTCCACATCGGTGCACACCCCCTTCGACTTCACCCGCGAGCACGGACGCGGCCCGTTGCCCGAGGACAACGACGCGCTGGCGGGCAACCGGTGGGTGTTCGCGAACAAGCCCCGGCCGTGA
- a CDS encoding aldehyde dehydrogenase family protein gives MPTTQPRRSSMTGGERFAVRDPATGEIFEDAPDQRPDELDAVVGRAEEAWRGWRADPAARATALLAAADAVEAAGADIAPLLTREQGKPLAESYAEIARTAARLRYFAELAPGPGPQPITDGRPVHGEIRWRPLGPVAAIVPWNFPLQLASAKFAPALAAGNTVVLKPSPFTPLATRLLVSVVSAALPEDVLTVVTGHEPLGARLASHPGIRHVTFTGSVPTGRAVARGAAASLGRVTLELGGNDAAILLEDVDVERIADRLFWAAFRNCGQVCMAVKRVYAPARLHSDVVEALARRAKAAVVGPGLDPGTQLGPVNNAPQLARVEGYTARAVADGARVVTGGHRLDRQGHFYAPTILADVPPDSPVVTEEQFGPVLPVLPYGSLDEAVEAANDTGFGLGGSVWGTDLDRAGAVADRLECGTAWINHHAELSLAQPFAGIKDSGVGVAGGLWGLYGNLRPFVVHRPEAA, from the coding sequence ATGCCGACGACCCAGCCCCGTCGCTCGTCCATGACCGGCGGTGAGCGCTTCGCCGTACGCGATCCGGCGACGGGCGAGATCTTCGAGGACGCTCCCGACCAGCGGCCGGACGAGCTGGACGCCGTCGTCGGCAGGGCCGAGGAGGCATGGCGAGGATGGCGGGCCGACCCCGCCGCCCGCGCGACCGCGTTGCTGGCGGCGGCCGACGCCGTGGAGGCGGCCGGCGCGGACATCGCTCCCCTGCTCACCCGTGAACAGGGCAAACCCCTGGCCGAGTCGTACGCGGAGATCGCCCGCACGGCGGCCCGCCTGCGCTACTTCGCCGAGCTGGCTCCGGGCCCCGGACCCCAGCCGATCACGGACGGCCGGCCGGTACACGGCGAGATCCGCTGGCGACCGCTCGGTCCCGTCGCCGCGATCGTCCCGTGGAACTTTCCCCTCCAGCTCGCGTCGGCGAAGTTCGCGCCCGCGCTCGCCGCGGGAAACACGGTGGTGCTGAAGCCCTCTCCCTTCACACCGCTCGCCACACGGCTTCTGGTGTCCGTCGTCTCCGCCGCGCTGCCCGAGGACGTGCTGACGGTCGTCACCGGTCATGAACCCCTCGGCGCCCGACTGGCCTCGCACCCGGGGATCCGTCATGTGACTTTCACCGGCTCGGTTCCCACCGGACGGGCCGTCGCCAGGGGCGCGGCGGCGTCGCTCGGTCGCGTCACCCTGGAGCTGGGCGGCAACGACGCCGCCATCCTGCTGGAGGACGTCGATGTGGAGCGGATCGCCGACCGGCTGTTCTGGGCGGCGTTCCGCAACTGCGGTCAGGTCTGTATGGCGGTCAAGCGCGTCTACGCCCCGGCCCGGCTGCACTCCGACGTCGTCGAAGCCCTGGCACGGCGCGCGAAGGCCGCCGTCGTCGGACCCGGCCTCGATCCGGGTACGCAACTGGGCCCGGTCAACAACGCCCCCCAACTGGCCCGCGTCGAGGGCTACACGGCCCGGGCCGTGGCGGACGGCGCCCGGGTCGTGACCGGCGGCCACCGGCTGGACCGGCAGGGCCACTTCTACGCCCCGACGATCCTGGCCGATGTCCCGCCCGACAGCCCGGTGGTGACGGAGGAGCAGTTCGGCCCGGTCCTGCCGGTGCTGCCGTACGGAAGTCTCGACGAAGCCGTCGAGGCGGCCAACGACACCGGCTTCGGGCTCGGGGGCTCGGTGTGGGGGACCGATCTCGACCGGGCCGGGGCGGTGGCCGACCGGCTGGAGTGCGGGACGGCGTGGATCAACCACCACGCCGAACTCTCCCTCGCCCAGCCCTTCGCGGGCATCAAGGACAGCGGTGTCGGCGTCGCGGGCGGGCTGTGGGGGCTCTACGGGAACCTCAGGCCGTTCGTCGTGCACCGCCCGGAGGCGGCATGA
- a CDS encoding (5-formylfuran-3-yl)methyl phosphate synthase, with the protein MLLLISPDSVEEALDCAKAAEYLDIVDVKKPDEGSLGANFPWVIREIRDAVPADKPVSATVGDVPYKPGTVAQAALGAAVSGATYIKVGLYGCTTPEQAVDVMRGVVRAVKDYRPDAFVVASGYADAHRIGSVNPLALPDIARVSGSDAAMLDTAVKDGTRLFDHVPPEVCAEFVRLAHEADLLAALAGSVKVGDLGTLTRIGTDIVGVRGAVCQGGDRNTGRIQPQLVADFRAEMDRHAREQSAAVAAAS; encoded by the coding sequence TTGTTGCTTCTCATCTCCCCGGACAGCGTCGAGGAGGCCCTCGACTGCGCGAAGGCTGCGGAGTATCTCGACATCGTCGATGTCAAGAAGCCCGACGAGGGGTCGCTCGGTGCGAACTTTCCGTGGGTCATCAGGGAGATCCGCGACGCGGTCCCGGCGGACAAGCCGGTGTCCGCCACCGTGGGAGACGTGCCGTACAAGCCCGGCACGGTGGCCCAGGCGGCACTCGGCGCGGCTGTCTCCGGAGCCACGTACATCAAGGTCGGCCTCTACGGATGCACGACGCCCGAACAGGCCGTCGATGTCATGCGGGGGGTCGTCCGGGCGGTGAAGGACTACCGGCCCGACGCGTTCGTCGTCGCCTCGGGTTACGCCGACGCCCACCGGATCGGCTCCGTCAACCCGCTCGCGCTGCCCGACATCGCCCGCGTCTCGGGCTCCGACGCGGCCATGCTCGACACCGCGGTCAAGGACGGGACCCGGCTGTTCGACCACGTTCCGCCGGAGGTCTGCGCGGAGTTCGTCAGGCTGGCCCACGAGGCCGATCTGCTCGCCGCGCTCGCGGGCAGCGTGAAGGTGGGCGACCTCGGCACGCTGACCCGCATCGGCACGGACATCGTGGGGGTGCGCGGGGCGGTCTGCCAGGGAGGCGACCGCAACACCGGAAGGATTCAGCCCCAGTTGGTGGCCGACTTCCGGGCGGAGATGGACCGGCACGCCCGGGAACAATCGGCCGCCGTCGCCGCCGCGAGCTGA
- a CDS encoding MerR family transcriptional regulator, protein MLIGEVARRSGVSARMLRHYESLGLVRPSGRTGSGYREYSGADIRRIFHIESLRSLGLSLREVGRALDDPGFTPSALVGDLVRRTRERIAAETELLTRLRRIDAAAPAGWEDALQVVALLQALGSKSADTRQRAALSSADEVPMPVEALVDAALSETDPNVAGALRWALAHSGDGGPAPLLAEGVGSPVAAVRERAVRALAELPGDDATARLRDALANPDVVVRRYAAVALGTRGVADAVPTLVEMVVAGRNDTDAADALSVLAGDRTTADGIATRLVDRLAHDSTEAPARGRLTQALAGIPGTRASRALVELSHDADRAVALTAAYLLRLRDAG, encoded by the coding sequence GTGTTGATCGGTGAGGTGGCGCGACGGTCCGGGGTCAGTGCGCGCATGCTGCGGCATTACGAGTCGCTGGGTCTGGTGCGTCCTTCGGGTCGTACCGGCTCCGGCTACCGGGAGTACTCCGGGGCGGACATCCGGCGGATCTTCCATATCGAGAGCCTGCGTTCGCTGGGTCTGTCACTGCGTGAGGTCGGGCGCGCGCTCGACGATCCCGGCTTCACGCCCTCGGCGCTCGTCGGTGACCTCGTCCGTCGGACGCGTGAACGCATCGCTGCGGAGACCGAGTTGCTCACGCGGCTGCGCCGGATCGATGCCGCGGCCCCCGCCGGCTGGGAGGACGCCCTTCAAGTCGTCGCGCTCCTCCAGGCGTTGGGCTCGAAGAGCGCCGACACGCGCCAGCGCGCGGCTCTTTCCTCGGCCGACGAGGTTCCGATGCCGGTGGAGGCACTGGTCGACGCGGCGCTGAGCGAGACGGATCCGAACGTCGCCGGGGCCCTTCGCTGGGCCCTGGCGCACTCGGGCGACGGCGGTCCGGCGCCACTGCTGGCGGAGGGCGTCGGCTCACCGGTGGCCGCGGTGCGGGAACGTGCTGTCCGGGCCCTCGCAGAGCTGCCCGGTGACGACGCCACCGCGCGGCTGCGGGACGCTCTCGCGAACCCCGACGTCGTGGTGCGCCGATACGCGGCTGTGGCGCTCGGGACCCGTGGTGTGGCCGATGCGGTCCCGACGCTGGTCGAGATGGTCGTGGCGGGAAGGAACGACACCGACGCGGCCGATGCGCTGAGCGTGCTGGCGGGCGACCGTACGACGGCGGATGGGATCGCGACCCGGCTCGTCGACCGTCTCGCCCACGACAGCACCGAAGCGCCCGCCCGCGGACGGCTGACGCAGGCGCTGGCGGGAATCCCGGGGACGAGGGCGTCACGGGCCCTCGTGGAGCTGTCCCATGACGCGGACCGTGCCGTCGCGCTGACGGCGGCGTACCTGCTCCGGCTGCGCGACGCGGGGTGA